Proteins found in one Luteimonas chenhongjianii genomic segment:
- the rimO gene encoding 30S ribosomal protein S12 methylthiotransferase RimO: MSAANPKVGFVSLGCPKALVDSERILTQLRVEGYDIVQTYDDADVVVVNTCGFIDSAVTESLDAIGEAISENGKVIVTGCLGKRSEVIREAHPGVLSISGPQDYGSVMRAVHAAAPQKHDPFLDLLPRRAAMDDDVGIKLTPKHYAYLKISEGCNHRCSFCIIPSMRGDLVSRPVDDVLREAEKLVRGGVRELLVISQDTSAYGVDVRYAERTWRERQYATRMKALCEGLSELGVWTRLHYVYPYPHVDDIIPLMTERHVDGMPKLLPYLDVPLQHASPRILKLMKRPGAIDKTRERIARWREICPELTIRSTFIVGFPGETEHDFQQLLDFMDEAQLDRVGAFAYSPVEGATANALPDAVPEEVKQERLARFMDKQAEISTARLEAKVGTVQMCLVDMVDGDLAIARSMGDAPEIDGVVQIQDGREADLQPGDFVDVEIMGSDEHDLYGEVAEVHA, translated from the coding sequence ATGTCCGCAGCCAATCCCAAGGTCGGGTTCGTCAGCCTCGGCTGTCCGAAAGCCCTCGTCGATTCCGAACGCATCCTCACCCAGCTCCGGGTCGAGGGCTATGACATCGTGCAGACCTATGACGATGCCGACGTCGTCGTCGTCAACACCTGCGGCTTCATCGATTCGGCGGTGACCGAATCGCTGGATGCGATCGGCGAGGCGATCTCCGAGAACGGCAAGGTGATCGTCACCGGGTGCCTGGGCAAGCGTTCGGAGGTGATCCGCGAGGCGCACCCGGGCGTGCTGTCGATCAGCGGACCGCAGGACTACGGCTCGGTGATGCGCGCGGTGCACGCCGCGGCGCCGCAGAAGCATGACCCCTTCCTCGATCTGCTGCCGCGCCGCGCGGCAATGGACGACGACGTCGGCATCAAGCTGACGCCCAAGCACTACGCGTACCTGAAGATCTCCGAAGGCTGCAACCATCGCTGCAGCTTCTGCATCATTCCGTCGATGCGCGGCGATCTGGTGTCGCGCCCGGTAGATGACGTGCTGCGCGAGGCCGAAAAGCTCGTGCGCGGCGGGGTGCGCGAGCTGCTGGTGATCTCGCAGGACACCTCGGCCTATGGCGTCGACGTGCGCTATGCCGAGCGCACCTGGCGCGAGCGCCAGTACGCCACGCGGATGAAGGCGCTGTGCGAAGGCCTGTCGGAACTGGGCGTGTGGACGCGGCTGCATTACGTGTACCCGTATCCGCACGTCGACGACATCATCCCGCTGATGACCGAGCGCCACGTCGACGGCATGCCAAAGCTGCTGCCGTATCTGGACGTGCCGCTGCAACACGCCAGCCCGCGCATCCTCAAACTCATGAAGCGGCCCGGCGCGATCGACAAGACCCGCGAACGCATCGCGCGCTGGCGCGAGATCTGCCCCGAACTGACGATCCGCAGCACCTTCATCGTCGGCTTCCCCGGCGAGACCGAGCACGATTTCCAGCAGTTGCTCGACTTCATGGACGAGGCCCAGCTCGACCGCGTGGGTGCGTTCGCCTATTCGCCGGTCGAAGGCGCGACGGCCAATGCGCTGCCGGACGCGGTGCCCGAGGAAGTGAAGCAGGAGCGCCTCGCGCGCTTCATGGACAAGCAGGCGGAGATCTCCACCGCCCGCCTCGAAGCCAAGGTCGGCACGGTGCAGATGTGCCTGGTCGACATGGTCGACGGCGATCTGGCGATCGCGCGTTCGATGGGCGACGCGCCCGAGATCGACGGCGTGGTGCAGATCCAGGATGGCCGCGAAGCCGATCTGCAGCCGGGCGATTTCGTCGATGTGGAGATCATGGGCAGCGACGAGCATGACCTCTACGGCGAGGTCGCCGAGGTCCACGCGTGA
- the greB gene encoding transcription elongation factor GreB — MSRWRPPSAASTALITPEGHARLKAELDDLWRVRRPEVVRALSAAAAEGDRSENAEYTYRKKQLGEIDRRVRYLSKRLESLRVVDTVPSDADAIFFGAYVELEDTDSGELARYRIVGPDETDARAGWISIDSPLARAMLKKRVDDEFEAQLPAGPVRFAVVAVAYRSA; from the coding sequence ATGAGTCGCTGGCGTCCACCCTCCGCGGCGAGCACCGCGCTGATCACGCCCGAGGGGCATGCACGGCTCAAGGCCGAGCTCGACGACCTGTGGCGCGTGCGCCGGCCCGAGGTGGTGCGGGCGCTGTCTGCGGCCGCAGCCGAAGGCGACCGTTCGGAGAACGCCGAGTACACCTACCGCAAGAAACAGCTCGGCGAGATCGACCGGCGCGTGCGGTATCTGTCCAAGCGGCTCGAATCACTGCGCGTGGTCGACACCGTGCCCAGCGATGCGGACGCGATCTTCTTCGGCGCATACGTCGAGCTGGAGGACACCGACAGCGGCGAGCTGGCGCGCTATCGCATCGTTGGACCCGACGAGACCGACGCCAGGGCGGGCTGGATCAGCATCGACTCGCCACTCGCGCGGGCGATGCTGAAGAAACGCGTCGACGACGAGTTCGAAGCCCAGCTGCCTGCAGGACCGGTGCGCTTCGCGGTCGTGGCGGTCGCCTACCGCTCGGCATGA
- a CDS encoding helicase HerA-like domain-containing protein has product MDPILLGKAVTTPDAGPVYLLPGLGNRHGLVAGATGTGKTVTLMTLAEGFSRIGVPVFMADVKGDVAGLAVAGTASEALQARALDIGIPDWAPAASPVVFWDLYGELGHPVRTTVSEVGPLLLSRILELNDTQSGVLDIVFKLADDRGLLLLDLADLRALLGVVADERKDISTRYGLVSAQSVAAIQRALLRLEQDGGDRFFGEPALELSDLMRTTTDGRGVIGILAADQLVLRPRLYSTFLLWLLSELFETLPEVGDLDRPKLVFVFDEAHLLFDDAPRALQQRIEQVVRLIRSKGVGVYFCSQFPDDVPGAVLGQLGNRVQHALRAYTPRDQKAVRTAAETFAPNPALDVAATISQLATGEALVSTLQHKGVPMPVERTLIAPPRCRMGGISADERARVRAGSPIAGKYDTPVNRESAAELLASRAQDAAAQARTPPAQTAREAEAEGGVGRSINEFLFGTSRRQGAVQAAGKQAVRTITNRIVRNLLGGMRVR; this is encoded by the coding sequence ATGGATCCGATCCTGCTCGGCAAGGCCGTCACCACGCCCGATGCCGGGCCCGTGTACCTGTTGCCCGGGCTCGGCAACCGCCACGGCCTCGTCGCCGGTGCGACCGGCACCGGCAAGACCGTGACATTGATGACGCTGGCCGAAGGCTTTTCGCGGATCGGCGTGCCGGTCTTCATGGCCGACGTCAAGGGAGACGTGGCCGGCCTCGCGGTCGCGGGCACCGCGAGCGAGGCTCTGCAGGCGCGCGCCCTGGACATCGGCATCCCCGACTGGGCGCCCGCCGCCAGCCCGGTGGTGTTCTGGGATCTCTACGGCGAGCTGGGCCATCCGGTGCGCACGACGGTCAGCGAGGTCGGGCCACTGCTGCTATCGCGCATCCTCGAACTCAACGACACCCAGTCCGGCGTGCTCGACATCGTGTTCAAGCTGGCCGATGACCGCGGCCTGCTGCTGCTCGACCTGGCGGACCTTCGCGCCCTGCTCGGCGTGGTCGCCGACGAGCGCAAGGACATCTCCACCCGCTACGGGCTGGTCAGCGCGCAATCGGTCGCAGCGATCCAGCGCGCGCTGCTGCGGCTGGAACAGGACGGCGGCGATCGCTTCTTCGGTGAGCCGGCGCTGGAGCTGTCGGACCTCATGCGCACGACCACCGACGGCCGCGGCGTGATCGGCATCCTGGCCGCCGACCAGCTGGTCCTGCGCCCGCGCCTGTATTCCACGTTCCTGCTGTGGCTGCTGTCGGAGCTGTTCGAGACGTTGCCGGAAGTCGGCGATCTCGACAGACCGAAGCTGGTCTTCGTGTTCGACGAAGCGCACCTGCTCTTCGACGACGCGCCCCGTGCACTCCAGCAGCGCATCGAACAGGTCGTGCGCCTGATCCGCTCCAAGGGCGTCGGGGTGTATTTCTGCTCGCAGTTCCCCGACGACGTGCCCGGGGCTGTGCTGGGCCAGCTCGGCAATCGCGTGCAGCACGCACTGCGCGCGTACACCCCGCGCGACCAGAAGGCGGTGCGCACGGCGGCCGAGACCTTCGCGCCGAATCCCGCGCTCGATGTCGCCGCGACGATCTCGCAACTCGCAACCGGTGAGGCGCTGGTCTCGACCCTCCAGCACAAGGGCGTGCCCATGCCGGTCGAACGCACACTGATCGCGCCGCCACGCTGCCGGATGGGTGGCATCAGTGCGGACGAGCGCGCACGTGTGCGCGCCGGCAGCCCGATCGCCGGCAAGTACGACACCCCGGTCAATCGCGAGTCGGCGGCGGAACTGCTCGCCAGCCGCGCCCAGGATGCCGCCGCGCAGGCAAGGACCCCGCCCGCGCAAACCGCGCGTGAGGCCGAGGCCGAAGGTGGTGTCGGCCGGTCGATCAACGAGTTCCTGTTCGGCACCAGCCGCCGCCAGGGCGCCGTGCAGGCAGCCGGCAAGCAGGCGGTGCGCACGATCACCAATCGCATCGTCCGCAACCTGCTCGGCGGGATGCGCGTCAGGTGA
- a CDS encoding transglycosylase SLT domain-containing protein yields the protein MPDSVSTTLRFGALALALALAGTATDAQAQSRRDREAAEGLTQRMLEAEGRYRQALVQLANDDPAGMDASNAALEDMEDVMLACEKQRACSVPQLLTTYKRLLKADADAQAGQGPDEAGIDGPDGGLPTADVPAAASASALLAEDERFKRMVQLNPAVQASIRRWLTDMRVALMTSHENYQYMQHLMSPAFKRSGLPEALLFGILAKESNGRVHARSRAGAAGPLQFMPATGRRFGLGPDGTGFDTRYDPRQAADAAAVYLNERFAQHGNEIEYWLAGYNGGEGRALRVYREAAGRSFWDPSVYNQFPAETKDYVPMVIAAAWLYLHPEEYGLTFPKIDTRPATFTLERPASIYELTICLGNGNTRDGYMRALRNLNPSYEADSLLPVGTTLAGTTRIASLYKRWCVRGERADLAAELVNSDPRAAIVRTGAIEVMSVGDAPAPAALPPAPAAPRPPQAAPAAARTHRVARGETLGSIAQRFGCDVPALAGANGLRAPAYTLRLGQTLKLEGCSG from the coding sequence ATGCCAGATTCCGTTTCCACGACGCTGCGCTTCGGCGCGCTCGCGCTCGCGCTGGCCCTGGCCGGCACGGCCACCGACGCGCAGGCGCAGTCGCGCCGCGACCGTGAGGCCGCCGAGGGCCTGACCCAGCGCATGCTCGAGGCCGAGGGCCGCTACCGCCAGGCGCTGGTGCAGCTCGCCAACGACGATCCCGCCGGCATGGATGCGAGCAACGCCGCGCTCGAGGACATGGAAGACGTGATGCTGGCCTGCGAGAAGCAGCGTGCCTGCAGCGTTCCGCAGCTGCTGACCACCTACAAGCGCCTGCTCAAGGCCGACGCCGACGCCCAGGCCGGCCAGGGGCCTGACGAGGCCGGCATCGACGGACCGGACGGCGGGCTCCCCACCGCCGACGTGCCGGCTGCCGCGAGCGCATCGGCGCTGCTCGCCGAGGACGAGCGCTTCAAGCGCATGGTCCAGCTCAATCCCGCGGTGCAGGCGTCGATCCGGCGCTGGCTCACCGACATGCGCGTGGCGCTGATGACCAGCCACGAGAACTACCAGTACATGCAGCACCTGATGTCGCCGGCGTTCAAGCGCAGCGGCCTTCCGGAGGCGCTGCTGTTCGGCATCCTCGCCAAGGAATCCAACGGCCGCGTGCATGCGCGATCGCGCGCCGGCGCTGCCGGGCCGCTGCAGTTCATGCCGGCGACCGGCCGGCGCTTCGGCCTGGGCCCCGACGGCACCGGCTTCGACACCCGCTACGACCCGCGCCAGGCCGCGGACGCTGCTGCCGTGTATCTCAACGAGCGCTTCGCCCAGCACGGCAACGAGATCGAGTACTGGCTCGCCGGCTACAACGGCGGCGAAGGCCGCGCGCTGCGCGTCTACCGCGAGGCCGCGGGGCGCAGCTTCTGGGATCCGTCGGTCTACAACCAGTTTCCCGCCGAAACCAAGGACTACGTCCCGATGGTGATCGCCGCGGCCTGGCTGTATCTGCATCCGGAGGAATACGGCCTGACCTTCCCGAAGATCGACACGCGTCCGGCCACGTTCACGCTCGAGCGTCCGGCTTCGATCTACGAACTGACGATCTGCCTGGGTAACGGCAATACCCGCGACGGCTACATGCGCGCGCTGCGCAACCTCAACCCGAGCTACGAGGCCGACAGCCTGCTGCCGGTCGGCACCACGCTCGCCGGCACCACGCGGATCGCCAGCCTCTACAAGCGCTGGTGCGTGCGTGGAGAGCGCGCCGATCTGGCCGCAGAGCTCGTCAACAGCGACCCGCGTGCCGCCATCGTGCGCACCGGCGCGATCGAAGTGATGTCGGTGGGGGATGCCCCGGCGCCCGCCGCGCTGCCGCCCGCGCCCGCTGCCCCGCGTCCGCCACAGGCTGCGCCCGCCGCAGCGCGCACGCATCGCGTCGCGCGTGGCGAAACCCTCGGCAGCATCGCCCAGCGCTTCGGTTGCGATGTGCCCGCGCTGGCCGGCGCCAACGGCCTGCGGGCGCCGGCGTATACGCTCCGGCTGGGTCAGACGCTGAAGCTGGAGGGGTGCTCGGGCTGA
- the asd gene encoding archaetidylserine decarboxylase (Phosphatidylserine decarboxylase is synthesized as a single chain precursor. Generation of the pyruvoyl active site from a Ser is coupled to cleavage of a Gly-Ser bond between the larger (beta) and smaller (alpha chains). It is an integral membrane protein.), protein MSFVTTLTYVLPHRLLSSLARRLAYSQDPRTRRWLIDTVVRRFGVDLSEAANPDPASYASFNAFFTRALREGARVPDPDPRALVMPADGHISQCGAIEAGRIFQAKGQSFTVAELLGDEADAAPYLDGSFATVYLSPRDYHRVHMPWTGTLRETVHVPGRLFSVGTAAVGRVPRLFARNERLVCHFDTDFGPMVQVMVGALLVSGVETVWSGEEIPAYGDRIQRKDWRGRGITLQRFEEMARFNYGSTVIVLLPKGVAELEPSLHAESPVRLGQRLAMRTAD, encoded by the coding sequence ATGAGCTTCGTCACGACCCTGACCTACGTACTGCCGCACCGCCTGCTGTCCTCGCTGGCACGGCGCCTGGCGTATTCGCAGGATCCCCGTACCCGACGCTGGCTGATCGATACCGTCGTGCGCCGGTTCGGCGTGGACCTGTCGGAGGCGGCGAACCCCGACCCGGCGTCGTACGCCAGCTTCAATGCCTTCTTCACCCGTGCCCTGCGCGAGGGCGCGCGCGTGCCCGATCCCGATCCGCGCGCGCTGGTGATGCCGGCCGACGGCCACATCAGCCAGTGCGGTGCGATCGAGGCCGGGCGCATCTTCCAGGCCAAGGGCCAGTCGTTCACGGTCGCCGAACTGCTGGGCGACGAAGCGGACGCGGCGCCGTATCTCGACGGCAGCTTCGCCACCGTCTATCTGTCGCCGCGCGATTACCACCGCGTGCACATGCCGTGGACCGGCACCCTGCGCGAAACGGTGCACGTGCCCGGCCGGCTCTTCAGCGTCGGCACCGCGGCGGTCGGCCGCGTGCCGCGCCTGTTCGCGCGCAACGAGCGCCTGGTCTGCCACTTCGACACCGATTTCGGGCCGATGGTGCAGGTGATGGTCGGTGCGCTGCTGGTATCGGGCGTGGAGACGGTCTGGAGCGGCGAGGAGATCCCCGCCTATGGCGATCGCATCCAGCGCAAGGACTGGCGCGGCCGTGGCATCACCCTGCAGCGTTTCGAGGAAATGGCGCGCTTCAATTACGGCTCGACGGTCATCGTGCTGCTGCCGAAGGGCGTCGCCGAACTCGAGCCGTCGCTGCATGCCGAATCGCCGGTGCGGCTGGGGCAGCGGCTGGCGATGCGGACTGCTGACTGA
- a CDS encoding SCO family protein: MFNRTTLVILCVALAGGLGLLAAQRYFAAPAAAPAIQLEAVQLYPQPRPLPDFALQQSDGTQLLPGELAGHWTLVFIGFTHCPDVCPMTLTHLARAQRQWEALPASTRPRVLFVSVDPERDTPERLGEYAHAFHRDTLAATADIPSLESFTRSLSMVFATVPLDPDMPDGPYTIDHSASLAVLDPQGRMAGVVSGRLLGAETPDPDAIAADLLRLTNEHRP, encoded by the coding sequence ATGTTCAACCGGACCACACTCGTCATCCTCTGCGTCGCGCTTGCCGGCGGTCTCGGCCTGCTGGCCGCGCAGCGCTACTTCGCCGCCCCCGCGGCCGCGCCAGCGATCCAGCTCGAGGCGGTGCAGCTGTATCCGCAGCCGCGCCCGCTGCCGGATTTCGCCCTACAGCAGTCGGACGGCACCCAGCTTCTGCCGGGCGAGCTCGCCGGTCACTGGACGCTGGTATTCATCGGCTTCACCCACTGCCCCGACGTGTGCCCGATGACGCTGACGCATCTCGCCCGCGCCCAGCGCCAGTGGGAAGCGCTGCCGGCCTCCACCCGCCCGCGCGTGCTGTTCGTCTCCGTCGACCCCGAGCGCGACACCCCCGAGCGGCTCGGCGAATACGCCCACGCCTTCCACCGCGACACCCTGGCAGCGACGGCCGATATCCCGTCACTGGAAAGCTTCACGCGTTCGCTGTCCATGGTCTTTGCGACGGTGCCGCTGGACCCGGACATGCCTGACGGCCCCTACACGATCGACCACAGTGCGTCGCTGGCCGTGCTCGACCCGCAGGGCCGCATGGCCGGCGTCGTCTCGGGCCGCCTGCTCGGTGCGGAGACGCCCGACCCGGACGCCATCGCCGCCGACCTGCTGCGCCTGACCAACGAGCATCGCCCATGA
- the prmB gene encoding 50S ribosomal protein L3 N(5)-glutamine methyltransferase produces MTEELQTIVDLIRYGASRFNAAGLTFGHSYDNAIDEATQLTLHALHLPHDLSPVYGQSRVTLAEKEDVLGLFIRRIEERVPAAYLTGEAWFAGLSFKSDKRALVPRSPIAELIMSGFEPWLGGREVRRALDLCTGSGCIAIAMAHHNPDWHVDGVDLSDDALSLARENEQRLEVRNTRFLKSDLFDGLQGEHYDLIVTNPPYVTNDETDALPREYSYEPEMGLRAGDDGLDLVLKILRDAPLHLTEDGLLICEVGESEQHLVKLLPELPLMWIEFQVGQMGIFVVERHDLVTHNPRITQLAAEREAKAAAPVAATGSGAAALF; encoded by the coding sequence ATGACCGAAGAACTGCAGACCATCGTCGACCTGATCCGCTATGGCGCCAGCCGTTTCAACGCCGCGGGCCTGACCTTCGGCCACAGCTACGACAACGCGATCGACGAAGCCACCCAACTCACCCTGCATGCGCTGCATCTGCCGCACGACCTGAGCCCGGTCTATGGCCAGTCGCGGGTCACGCTGGCCGAGAAGGAAGACGTGCTCGGCTTGTTCATCCGCCGCATCGAGGAGCGGGTGCCGGCCGCGTACCTGACCGGCGAGGCCTGGTTCGCCGGCCTGAGCTTCAAGTCCGACAAGCGCGCGCTGGTGCCGCGCTCGCCGATCGCCGAGCTGATCATGAGTGGCTTCGAGCCCTGGCTCGGTGGCCGCGAGGTGCGCCGCGCCCTGGACCTGTGCACCGGCTCGGGCTGTATCGCCATCGCCATGGCGCACCACAATCCCGACTGGCACGTCGACGGCGTCGATCTCAGCGACGACGCCCTGAGCCTCGCCAGGGAGAACGAGCAGCGTCTGGAAGTGCGCAATACCCGCTTTCTCAAGTCCGATCTGTTCGACGGCCTGCAGGGCGAGCACTACGACCTGATCGTCACCAATCCCCCCTATGTCACCAACGACGAGACCGACGCCCTGCCGCGGGAGTACTCCTACGAGCCCGAGATGGGGCTGCGCGCGGGCGACGATGGCCTCGATCTGGTCCTCAAGATCCTGCGCGACGCGCCGCTGCACCTGACCGAGGACGGCCTGCTGATCTGCGAGGTCGGCGAGTCCGAGCAGCACCTGGTCAAGCTGTTGCCGGAACTGCCGCTGATGTGGATCGAGTTCCAGGTCGGGCAGATGGGGATCTTCGTGGTCGAACGCCACGACCTGGTGACCCACAACCCGCGGATCACCCAGCTCGCCGCCGAGCGCGAGGCCAAGGCCGCCGCCCCGGTGGCGGCGACGGGCAGCGGGGCAGCGGCGCTGTTCTGA
- the aroC gene encoding chorismate synthase, with protein sequence MSSNSFGHLFTVTTFGESHGPAIGCVVDGCPPGIELAVEDFAHDLARRATGKTRHTSARREADEVEILSGVYEGVTTGTPIALLIRNTDARSKDYGSIARQFRPGHADYTYWQKYGIRDPRGGGRSSARETTMRVAAAVIAKKWLNDRFGVRVRGYLSQLGDIVPAQFDSAAIDFDVVESNPFFWPDASQVPELEAYMDALRKSGDSVGARATAVADGVPPGWGEPVYGKLDGDLAAAMMSINAVKGVEIGAGFASIAQRGSEHRDLMTAQGFASNHAGGVLGGISTGQQIVVSTAFKPTSSLRLPADGLDVDGNVVEVVTTGRHDPCVGIRATPICEAMLALVLMDHALRHRAQCGDVGDVTPRIAGRIGG encoded by the coding sequence ATGTCCAGCAACAGCTTCGGCCATCTGTTCACCGTCACGACCTTCGGCGAGAGCCACGGGCCGGCGATCGGTTGCGTGGTGGACGGCTGTCCTCCGGGCATAGAGCTCGCCGTCGAGGATTTCGCCCACGACCTGGCGCGGCGCGCGACCGGCAAGACCCGGCACACCTCGGCACGGCGCGAGGCCGACGAGGTCGAGATCCTCAGCGGCGTCTACGAGGGCGTGACCACCGGCACGCCGATCGCGCTGCTGATCCGCAACACCGATGCGCGCAGCAAGGACTACGGCAGCATCGCCCGACAGTTCCGCCCCGGGCATGCGGATTACACCTACTGGCAGAAGTACGGCATCCGCGATCCGCGCGGCGGCGGGCGCTCGTCGGCGCGCGAGACCACGATGCGTGTGGCCGCGGCGGTGATCGCCAAGAAGTGGCTGAATGATCGCTTCGGCGTTCGCGTGCGCGGCTATCTCTCGCAGCTCGGCGACATCGTGCCCGCGCAGTTCGACAGCGCGGCGATCGACTTCGATGTCGTCGAATCCAATCCGTTCTTCTGGCCCGATGCCTCGCAGGTGCCGGAACTCGAGGCCTACATGGATGCGCTGCGCAAGTCCGGCGATTCCGTCGGCGCGCGCGCGACCGCCGTGGCCGACGGCGTGCCGCCGGGCTGGGGCGAGCCCGTCTACGGCAAGCTCGACGGCGACCTGGCCGCGGCGATGATGTCGATCAATGCGGTCAAGGGGGTCGAGATCGGCGCCGGCTTCGCGTCCATCGCGCAGAGGGGCAGCGAGCATCGCGACCTGATGACGGCGCAGGGCTTTGCGTCCAACCACGCCGGCGGCGTGCTCGGAGGCATCAGCACCGGCCAGCAGATCGTGGTCTCCACCGCATTCAAGCCGACCTCCAGTCTGCGTTTGCCGGCCGACGGCCTCGACGTCGACGGCAATGTCGTCGAAGTGGTCACCACCGGCCGCCACGATCCCTGCGTCGGCATCCGCGCGACCCCGATCTGCGAGGCGATGCTCGCACTGGTGCTGATGGACCACGCGCTGCGGCATCGCGCGCAGTGCGGCGATGTCGGCGACGTCACGCCACGCATTGCGGGCCGCATCGGTGGCTGA
- a CDS encoding 2-hydroxyacid dehydrogenase translates to MSATSRHALRAASVAERPRVWVSQPLFDDIVSRLHAYFDVVQAPDVREHDEAAIAAALREVDGALVTLNERIGEREIASAPKLRAVANVGVGYDNLDVGALQSRGIVATNTPDVLTETTADFGFALMMAAARRITESERHLRGGKWTGWNFKGLLGADLHRSTLGILGMGRIGQGIAKRASGFDMQVLYHNRSRLPADVEGAYKASYVDFDTLLARADHLVLVLPYSPQTHHIVDAAALAKMKPTATLTNIARGGIVDEAALAEALGSGRLAAAALDVFEGEPAVDPRLLALDNIVLTPHIASGSLSTRRAMVTLAVDNLIAALGAGPDAGRPPTPIVPVTQGGDAGKRAGAA, encoded by the coding sequence ATGTCGGCGACGTCACGCCACGCATTGCGGGCCGCATCGGTGGCTGAGCGGCCGCGCGTCTGGGTGTCGCAGCCATTGTTCGACGACATCGTCTCCCGGCTGCACGCGTACTTCGATGTCGTGCAGGCGCCCGATGTCCGCGAGCACGACGAAGCCGCGATCGCCGCTGCGCTGCGCGAGGTCGACGGCGCGCTGGTGACGCTCAACGAGCGCATCGGCGAGCGCGAGATCGCGAGTGCGCCGAAGCTGCGCGCGGTCGCCAACGTCGGCGTCGGCTATGACAATCTCGATGTGGGCGCGTTGCAGTCGCGCGGCATCGTCGCGACCAATACGCCGGATGTGTTGACCGAGACCACCGCCGATTTCGGCTTCGCGCTGATGATGGCCGCCGCGCGCCGCATCACCGAGTCCGAACGTCACCTGCGTGGTGGCAAGTGGACCGGCTGGAACTTCAAGGGTCTGCTCGGCGCCGATCTGCATCGCAGCACGCTCGGCATCCTCGGCATGGGCCGGATCGGGCAGGGCATCGCGAAACGCGCGTCCGGTTTCGACATGCAGGTGCTCTACCACAACCGCAGCCGGCTGCCGGCCGATGTCGAGGGCGCGTACAAGGCCTCGTATGTCGACTTCGACACGCTTCTGGCACGCGCCGATCACCTGGTCCTGGTGCTGCCGTACTCGCCGCAGACCCACCACATCGTCGACGCCGCCGCGCTGGCGAAGATGAAGCCGACTGCGACGCTGACCAACATCGCCCGCGGCGGCATCGTTGACGAGGCCGCGCTGGCCGAGGCATTGGGCAGTGGCCGCCTCGCCGCGGCCGCGCTCGACGTGTTCGAGGGCGAGCCGGCGGTCGATCCGCGCCTGCTGGCACTGGACAACATCGTGCTCACCCCGCACATCGCCAGCGGCAGCCTGTCCACGCGCCGGGCGATGGTGACGCTGGCGGTCGACAATCTCATCGCCGCGCTCGGCGCCGGCCCCGACGCCGGTCGTCCGCCGACGCCGATCGTGCCGGTGACGCAAGGCGGCGATGCCGGCAAACGGGCGGGAGCCGCCTGA